One Sediminicola sp. YIK13 DNA segment encodes these proteins:
- a CDS encoding alpha-amylase family glycosyl hydrolase, with product MKKITFIIFSIISTCLLMMGCGQEKKENLKMKKAEEHKEVVYQVFTRLFGNTNTTNKPWGTHEENGVGKFADFTDEALQGIKDLGVTYIWFTGIPHHAVINDYTAYGISEDDPDVVKGRAGSPYAVKDYYNVNPDLATDPARRLEEFKELVDRTHKNGLKVIIDIVPNHVARRYEGKSNPKGVVDFGAEDDTSVTYKRDNNFYYNPGKPFIVPKWEHGYLPLGGEKAKLADGKFDEFPAKWTGNGARTSQPGFNDWYETVKINYGITPDGVHEFDALPEGFDKKDYKAHFEFWKDKDVPNSWKKFRDIALYWIDMGVDGFRYDMAEIVPVEFWSFMNSSVKMKNPDAFLMAEVYRPNLYRDYIHKGKMDYLYDKVGLYDSLVPIIQGHGWTDQINTVQNSMMDIEHHMLHFLENHDELRLPSPEFAGNAEKGKPAMVVSTTISTSPTMIYFGQEVGEPALEKPGFGSVGRTSIFDYIGVPHLQRWVNNKKFDGAALRPEEKELRDFYKRLLNFSIKSSALMGNYQEIHSFNREHTEWYNHRVFSFARWSDSEKLVVVSNFDADDTFGFSLGLPHDLIEKWELKDGDYLLTDQLFGEATAVLKVKNGNARMRVDIQPLESFIFRLEK from the coding sequence ATGAAGAAAATTACATTTATTATCTTTAGTATAATCAGCACATGCCTTTTAATGATGGGTTGTGGACAAGAGAAAAAAGAAAATTTAAAAATGAAAAAGGCGGAAGAACATAAAGAAGTGGTGTATCAGGTTTTTACCCGATTATTTGGGAATACAAATACGACCAATAAACCTTGGGGAACCCATGAGGAAAATGGGGTTGGAAAATTTGCCGATTTTACGGATGAGGCCCTGCAAGGGATCAAGGATCTTGGAGTCACCTACATCTGGTTTACAGGAATCCCACATCATGCCGTAATTAATGATTATACTGCTTATGGTATTTCCGAAGATGATCCTGATGTGGTGAAAGGTAGGGCTGGTTCTCCCTATGCGGTAAAGGATTATTACAACGTGAACCCTGATTTGGCCACAGATCCGGCCAGAAGGTTGGAAGAGTTTAAAGAGCTAGTAGACCGCACTCATAAAAACGGCCTAAAAGTGATCATCGATATCGTTCCTAACCATGTTGCCAGAAGATATGAAGGAAAGAGCAATCCGAAAGGGGTTGTTGATTTTGGTGCAGAGGACGATACTTCAGTAACCTATAAGCGCGATAATAATTTTTATTATAATCCCGGAAAGCCATTTATAGTGCCAAAATGGGAGCACGGGTATTTGCCTTTGGGTGGGGAAAAGGCAAAATTGGCAGATGGAAAATTTGATGAATTCCCTGCAAAATGGACAGGTAACGGGGCTCGTACCTCACAGCCAGGTTTCAATGACTGGTACGAAACCGTCAAAATCAACTATGGGATTACCCCAGATGGCGTGCACGAGTTTGATGCCCTGCCGGAAGGATTTGACAAAAAAGACTACAAGGCGCACTTCGAATTTTGGAAAGATAAGGATGTGCCCAACAGTTGGAAAAAATTTAGGGATATTGCCTTGTATTGGATTGATATGGGAGTGGATGGTTTCAGATATGATATGGCTGAAATAGTCCCCGTTGAATTTTGGAGTTTTATGAATTCCTCCGTTAAAATGAAGAATCCGGACGCCTTTTTGATGGCCGAAGTATATAGACCCAACTTGTACAGGGATTATATCCATAAGGGAAAAATGGACTACTTGTATGACAAGGTAGGGCTCTATGATTCCTTAGTGCCCATAATTCAAGGTCACGGGTGGACAGACCAGATCAATACAGTGCAAAATAGCATGATGGATATTGAACACCATATGCTGCATTTTTTGGAAAATCATGATGAACTAAGGCTTCCAAGTCCAGAATTTGCAGGAAATGCCGAGAAGGGCAAGCCGGCGATGGTTGTATCCACAACGATTAGTACGTCCCCCACCATGATCTATTTTGGACAGGAGGTGGGAGAGCCTGCGCTAGAAAAACCTGGATTTGGCAGTGTTGGGCGTACCTCTATTTTCGACTATATAGGGGTCCCCCATTTGCAACGATGGGTAAACAATAAAAAGTTTGATGGTGCCGCCTTAAGGCCTGAAGAAAAAGAATTAAGGGATTTTTATAAAAGGCTGTTGAACTTTTCCATTAAGAGTAGTGCTTTAATGGGGAACTATCAAGAGATACATTCCTTTAATAGGGAGCATACAGAATGGTACAATCATCGGGTATTTTCCTTTGCCAGATGGTCAGATTCGGAAAAATTAGTTGTGGTCTCCAATTTTGATGCCGATGACACCTTTGGTTTTAGCCTCGGACTTCCGCACGACCTTATTGAAAAATGGGAATTAAAGGATGGGGATTATTTGTTGACAGATCAGCTTTTTGGTGAAGCCACGGCTGTGCTAAAAGTCAAGAATGGCAATGCCAGAATGCGTGTAGATATTCAACCCTTGGAATCATTTATTTTTAGATTGGAAAAGTAA
- a CDS encoding TspO/MBR family protein → MKKRIYYITISVAVCLLIGFLSGFATQSSIDDWYVTLNKPSFNPPNWIFAPVWTALYIMMGIAAGLVWARGSYHVWVKTALYHFGFQLLLNALWSIVFFGFQNPLMALFVIMALLVLIVLTIKWFKVVHKLAAYLMIPYFLWVCFATVLNYKIWELN, encoded by the coding sequence TTGAAAAAAAGAATCTACTACATAACCATCTCCGTTGCAGTTTGTTTGCTAATTGGATTTCTATCCGGTTTTGCCACACAATCTTCTATTGACGATTGGTATGTAACCTTGAACAAACCAAGTTTTAATCCCCCTAATTGGATCTTTGCCCCTGTTTGGACCGCACTGTACATAATGATGGGAATTGCAGCCGGGTTGGTCTGGGCGAGAGGATCCTATCATGTTTGGGTAAAAACTGCCCTTTATCATTTTGGCTTTCAACTCTTGCTCAACGCCCTATGGAGTATTGTTTTCTTTGGATTTCAAAACCCTTTGATGGCCCTATTTGTTATTATGGCTTTATTGGTATTGATTGTATTGACCATTAAATGGTTCAAAGTGGTCCATAAATTGGCCGCCTATTTGATGATCCCTTATTTCCTGTGGGTATGTTTTGCAACGGTATTGAACTATAAGATCTGGGAATTAAATTAA
- a CDS encoding diphosphomevalonate/mevalonate 3,5-bisphosphate decarboxylase family protein — MTGTDFVPLAYSNNVANGKITWKSPSNIALVKYWGKKENQIPANPSVSFTLDTCATTTTVSYRKLEEEGNDFSFDLLFEGKPKESFRPKILTFFKRVEKYLPFLKLYHFTIETSNSFPHSSGIASSASGMSALSLCLMSLEKELHPEMSEEYFNKKASFLARLGSGSACRSIEGDLMEWGLHGDTEGSSNEYAIKYPYPVHDVFKNYQDTILLVDKGQKQVSSTVGHDLMHGHPFAEQRFSQAHTNLTKLRSVFANGDLDGFIKIVESEALTLHAMMMTSLPYFILMKPNTLEIINKIWSFRERTNSHVCFTLDAGANVHVLYPEAEKDIVYQFIKNELVAYCENGQYICDVIGYGAKKM, encoded by the coding sequence ATGACGGGAACAGACTTTGTGCCATTAGCATATTCAAATAATGTAGCGAATGGAAAGATCACTTGGAAATCGCCCAGTAATATTGCGCTGGTAAAGTATTGGGGAAAAAAGGAGAACCAGATTCCGGCTAATCCATCTGTAAGTTTTACGTTGGATACCTGCGCTACAACCACCACCGTATCATATCGCAAATTGGAAGAGGAGGGAAATGATTTCTCATTTGACCTGCTATTTGAGGGAAAACCAAAAGAATCCTTCAGGCCAAAAATTCTAACTTTTTTCAAGAGGGTAGAAAAGTACCTGCCATTTCTAAAATTATATCATTTTACCATAGAAACGTCTAATTCTTTCCCACACAGTAGTGGAATTGCTTCCTCCGCAAGTGGAATGAGTGCCCTATCCTTGTGTTTGATGAGTTTGGAGAAGGAACTGCATCCAGAAATGAGTGAGGAATATTTCAATAAAAAAGCATCTTTTCTCGCCCGTCTCGGATCGGGAAGTGCTTGTAGAAGTATAGAAGGGGATCTTATGGAATGGGGACTGCATGGTGATACAGAGGGAAGTTCAAATGAATATGCTATTAAGTATCCATATCCCGTACACGATGTCTTTAAGAATTATCAGGATACTATTTTACTTGTAGATAAAGGACAAAAGCAGGTCAGCAGTACAGTTGGACATGATTTGATGCATGGTCACCCCTTTGCGGAGCAACGTTTCTCACAGGCCCATACCAATCTCACAAAATTGCGATCGGTTTTTGCCAATGGGGATCTGGACGGATTTATTAAAATTGTGGAAAGTGAGGCGTTGACCCTACATGCAATGATGATGACCAGTTTGCCTTATTTTATATTGATGAAGCCCAATACCCTGGAGATCATTAATAAAATATGGAGCTTTCGGGAGCGTACTAATAGCCACGTTTGTTTTACCCTGGACGCAGGAGCCAATGTTCATGTGTTGTACCCTGAGGCTGAAAAGGATATAGTTTATCAATTTATTAAGAATGAGTTGGTTGCATATTGTGAAAACGGGCAGTATATTTGTGATGTAATTGGATATGGGGCCAAAAAGATGTAA
- a CDS encoding glycerophosphodiester phosphodiesterase: MNETLVIGHRGAMGHETENTLASVQKALDLGVDMIEIDVFKVNSGEIVVFHDETLERLSNAGGRIEDYNIFDLKRVTLDGNHKIPMLQDVLKLIDHKVPLNIELKGAGTADRVNFIIEYYVKERGWKLEDFLISSFNWKELRDMRNLNKNIAIAVLTDGNPIEAIPVAKELGAVAINPHYKMLTEENIEEIKGEGFKIYTYTVNEPEDIEKIKDLGVDGIFTNFPERIR, translated from the coding sequence ATGAACGAGACTTTGGTTATTGGACATAGAGGGGCCATGGGCCATGAAACAGAGAATACTTTGGCATCTGTTCAAAAAGCTTTGGATCTCGGAGTGGATATGATAGAGATTGATGTTTTTAAGGTGAATAGTGGGGAAATTGTTGTTTTTCATGACGAAACGTTGGAACGGCTATCAAATGCAGGAGGAAGAATTGAAGATTATAATATTTTCGATTTGAAACGGGTGACCTTGGATGGAAACCACAAAATACCCATGTTACAGGATGTATTGAAATTAATAGATCATAAAGTACCCTTGAATATTGAATTAAAAGGTGCGGGGACAGCGGATCGTGTAAACTTTATCATAGAGTATTATGTTAAGGAAAGAGGCTGGAAATTGGAAGATTTTTTGATTTCAAGTTTCAATTGGAAAGAACTGAGGGATATGCGAAACTTAAATAAAAATATCGCGATTGCAGTTCTTACCGATGGCAACCCCATAGAGGCCATTCCAGTGGCCAAGGAATTGGGAGCAGTAGCCATTAATCCGCATTATAAAATGCTTACGGAAGAAAACATAGAGGAAATTAAAGGCGAAGGGTTTAAAATCTACACCTATACCGTAAACGAACCTGAAGATATTGAAAAAATAAAAGATTTAGGGGTTGATGGTATATTTACGAACTTTCCGGAACGTATACGTTAA
- a CDS encoding NAD(P)/FAD-dependent oxidoreductase — MDDVVIIGGGAAGFFAAIHIAEENPKLKVVLLERGKEVLTKVKVSGGGRCNVTHAEFDPSELVHHYPRGEKELLGPFHNFCSGDTIAFFEARGVPLKIEEDGRMFPVSNSSQTIIDCFMGEVDRLGITVIKNSSVTGIKKSDNGFIVQSIKREYQARKILIATGSNPKIWKMLEDIGHTIVSPVPSLFTFNIKDDRISEIPGVSTHASVEVLPQTRTDSKVSIALKSKGLQRPILESEGPLLITHWGMSGPAILKLSAWGARVLSDYKYKFKIQVNWLPAYHEGGVFQQLLEIKEIEAKKTILRTNAFDVPKRLWVNLVKAAGISDSTKWADVSKNSLQELTDQLTRSEFMVDGKSTFKEEFVTAGGIDLKEINFKTYESKIVPRLYFAGEVMNVDAITGGFNFQNAWTGAFIAAKAIAAN, encoded by the coding sequence ATGGATGATGTTGTAATTATCGGGGGCGGAGCTGCTGGCTTTTTTGCGGCCATTCATATAGCCGAGGAAAACCCAAAATTAAAAGTGGTTCTTTTGGAACGCGGAAAGGAAGTGCTCACCAAGGTAAAAGTATCCGGGGGAGGAAGATGTAATGTTACCCATGCCGAGTTTGATCCCAGTGAATTGGTCCATCATTATCCCAGAGGGGAGAAAGAATTGTTGGGGCCTTTTCACAACTTCTGCAGTGGGGATACTATCGCCTTTTTTGAAGCTAGGGGAGTGCCACTCAAAATTGAGGAGGATGGCCGTATGTTTCCTGTCTCAAATTCTTCCCAAACTATCATCGATTGCTTTATGGGGGAGGTGGACAGATTGGGTATCACCGTTATAAAGAATAGCTCTGTCACAGGAATTAAAAAATCAGATAACGGCTTTATAGTCCAATCCATTAAAAGGGAATATCAAGCTAGAAAAATATTGATAGCGACGGGCAGTAATCCAAAAATATGGAAGATGCTGGAAGATATAGGTCATACCATTGTGTCTCCCGTTCCTTCACTTTTTACTTTTAACATTAAAGACGACCGTATTTCGGAGATACCGGGGGTAAGTACCCATGCATCGGTAGAAGTACTGCCGCAAACTCGCACTGATTCCAAGGTAAGCATAGCACTAAAGAGTAAGGGTTTGCAGCGACCCATCCTTGAATCAGAAGGACCTTTATTGATCACCCATTGGGGAATGAGCGGGCCGGCAATTTTAAAATTATCAGCATGGGGTGCCAGAGTATTGAGTGATTATAAGTACAAATTCAAAATCCAGGTAAATTGGTTGCCCGCCTATCATGAAGGTGGGGTTTTTCAACAATTATTGGAGATTAAGGAAATTGAGGCAAAAAAGACCATCTTACGCACCAATGCCTTTGATGTCCCCAAACGGTTATGGGTAAATTTGGTTAAGGCTGCAGGAATTTCTGACAGTACCAAATGGGCTGATGTTTCCAAGAATTCCTTACAAGAATTGACAGATCAGTTAACGCGTTCCGAATTCATGGTAGATGGGAAGAGTACTTTTAAAGAGGAATTTGTTACTGCTGGCGGTATTGATCTTAAGGAAATCAATTTTAAGACCTATGAAAGTAAAATTGTACCTAGGCTCTATTTTGCAGGGGAAGTCATGAATGTAGACGCCATAACTGGAGGCTTTAATTTTCAAAATGCCTGGACAGGCGCCTTCATAGCAGCGAAGGCAATAGCAGCGAATTGA
- a CDS encoding glycoside hydrolase family 13 protein yields MKEVFLMVCMVLLCVPIMAQVDRVEPPFWWIGMNNPQVQVMLYGKDIAQYSPELSGVEILDVHRTENSNYLFITLNTDGVKAGKFEIQLKDGDNLKQAIPYEFKERRPNSADRASYDASDLVYLLMPDRFANGNPKIDSHPDVVEKVNRKLDGGRHGGDIQGIIDHLDYIEELGATAIWSTPMCEDNDEKYSYHTYAQSDVYKIDPRFGTNEDYRRLASELHKRDMKLIFDYVTNHWGITHWMMKDLPTYDWIHQFPGYGQTNYRTTTQMDPNVSQYDYRYCMDGWFVKSMPDLNQKNPLVLNYLTQNAIWWIEYADLDGFRVDTYSFNDKEGIAKWTKAITVEYPNFNIVGEVWMHDQAQMAYWQKDSKIGAIQGYNSNLPTVMDFTLHDAIMEVFKVENPTWNTGIIQLYENFVNDFLYPDINNILIFAENHDTPRINELYPNFEDYQLAMTLIATVRGIPQIYYGSEIGMGGDKDKGDGDIRRDFPGGWQGDSRTAFTAKGRNEVQNKYFNFSKKLFNWRKNASVIHTGKTIQYVPEQEVYAYFRITEEETVMVILNNNKTSIKLPLDRFAENLKGFQQGKEVLTDTTIKLGNELTIGPKKSMILELENNIH; encoded by the coding sequence ATGAAAGAAGTTTTCTTAATGGTATGCATGGTCTTGTTATGCGTTCCCATTATGGCACAAGTAGATAGGGTAGAGCCACCATTTTGGTGGATTGGCATGAATAATCCTCAGGTACAGGTCATGCTGTACGGTAAGGACATTGCACAGTACAGTCCTGAACTTAGTGGTGTGGAAATTTTGGACGTACATCGCACGGAGAATTCAAATTACCTATTCATCACCCTAAATACCGATGGTGTAAAGGCGGGAAAATTTGAAATCCAGCTGAAAGATGGAGATAATTTGAAACAGGCCATTCCCTATGAATTTAAGGAGCGCAGGCCTAATTCGGCAGACAGGGCAAGTTATGATGCTTCAGATTTGGTTTATTTACTGATGCCGGATCGTTTTGCCAACGGAAATCCGAAAATAGATTCCCATCCCGATGTTGTTGAGAAAGTCAATAGAAAATTGGATGGAGGCCGTCATGGTGGAGATATTCAAGGAATTATAGATCATTTGGATTATATAGAGGAATTGGGAGCAACCGCCATTTGGAGTACCCCCATGTGTGAGGATAATGATGAAAAATATTCTTACCATACCTATGCCCAGAGCGATGTCTATAAGATTGATCCGAGATTTGGTACCAATGAAGATTATAGGCGTTTGGCTTCTGAGCTTCACAAGAGGGATATGAAATTGATCTTTGATTATGTCACCAATCACTGGGGCATTACCCATTGGATGATGAAAGACCTGCCTACCTATGATTGGATCCATCAGTTTCCAGGTTACGGACAGACCAATTATAGGACAACCACTCAAATGGATCCTAATGTGTCACAATACGATTATAGGTACTGCATGGATGGTTGGTTTGTAAAGTCCATGCCCGATCTTAATCAAAAGAATCCTTTGGTGTTGAATTATCTTACCCAAAATGCAATTTGGTGGATAGAATATGCAGATTTGGATGGGTTCAGGGTAGATACCTATTCCTTTAATGATAAGGAGGGGATAGCAAAATGGACCAAGGCCATTACCGTTGAATATCCCAATTTCAATATTGTGGGAGAAGTTTGGATGCATGATCAGGCACAGATGGCCTATTGGCAAAAGGACAGTAAGATAGGGGCCATTCAGGGTTATAATTCCAACCTGCCCACAGTCATGGATTTTACGCTCCACGACGCTATTATGGAAGTTTTTAAGGTGGAAAACCCCACATGGAACACAGGGATCATCCAGTTGTACGAGAATTTTGTGAACGATTTCCTTTATCCCGATATCAACAATATTCTAATATTTGCAGAAAACCATGATACGCCTAGGATCAATGAACTGTATCCCAATTTTGAGGACTACCAATTGGCCATGACCCTGATCGCGACCGTAAGAGGTATTCCCCAAATTTATTATGGCAGCGAGATCGGAATGGGGGGAGATAAGGACAAAGGTGATGGGGATATCCGAAGGGATTTCCCTGGGGGTTGGCAAGGCGACTCCAGAACGGCTTTCACTGCCAAGGGAAGGAATGAGGTGCAGAACAAATATTTCAATTTCTCAAAAAAGCTGTTTAATTGGAGAAAAAACGCCAGTGTAATACATACGGGAAAAACTATACAATATGTGCCAGAACAGGAAGTGTATGCGTATTTTAGAATTACGGAAGAGGAAACAGTTATGGTTATCTTGAACAACAATAAGACATCAATAAAGCTACCCTTGGATAGGTTTGCCGAAAACTTAAAGGGTTTTCAACAAGGGAAGGAAGTGTTGACTGACACCACAATAAAATTGGGCAATGAACTCACCATTGGTCCCAAAAAAAGCATGATTCTTGAATTGGAAAATAATATTCATTAG